Proteins encoded together in one Bacteroidales bacterium window:
- a CDS encoding prephenate dehydratase gives MKEQKICKVAMLGVYGTFHEIAAKEYFGRRNISLLPCNTFKDVFSALNKHTADYGIMAIENSVAGSLLPNYTLLRDSNMLVCGEIYLRIKQNLMALPGQSIDDIHEVHSHPMAIQQCEKFFLQYPHIKLIASSDTALSAKMISEKKMKKTGAIASSLAAERYRLKIIEEGIETNKRNYTRFLVISKKNLQSSKENNKSSLCFSLTHKKGSLSNVLSVLAFYNINLTKIQSMPIIGKEWEYMFYIDLMFDNYKRYKQSINAIMPLAKKLKILGEYRKGKKINKEFIQ, from the coding sequence ATGAAAGAACAAAAAATCTGTAAAGTTGCAATGCTTGGTGTTTACGGCACTTTTCATGAAATTGCTGCAAAAGAATATTTCGGAAGAAGAAATATTTCGCTCCTTCCCTGCAATACATTCAAAGATGTTTTCAGCGCATTGAATAAACATACTGCTGATTACGGTATTATGGCCATTGAGAATTCTGTTGCAGGAAGCCTTCTTCCAAATTACACATTGCTGCGCGATTCTAACATGCTTGTTTGCGGTGAAATTTATTTGCGCATTAAGCAAAACCTTATGGCCTTGCCCGGGCAAAGCATTGATGATATTCACGAAGTGCATTCGCATCCGATGGCTATTCAGCAATGCGAAAAATTCTTTCTTCAATATCCGCATATAAAACTTATTGCATCTTCCGATACTGCATTAAGTGCAAAAATGATAAGTGAAAAAAAAATGAAAAAGACAGGTGCCATTGCAAGTTCGCTTGCTGCCGAAAGGTACAGGTTAAAAATAATTGAGGAAGGTATTGAAACCAATAAAAGAAACTATACCCGGTTCCTGGTTATTTCGAAAAAAAATTTACAATCTTCTAAAGAAAATAACAAATCATCGCTTTGTTTTTCGCTCACACATAAAAAAGGAAGCCTTTCAAATGTATTGTCAGTACTGGCTTTTTACAATATTAATCTTACAAAGATTCAATCTATGCCTATTATCGGAAAAGAATGGGAATATATGTTTTACATCGACCTGATGTTTGATAATTATAAAAGATACAAGCAATCCATCAACGCAATTATGCCACTTGCAAAAAAACTGAAAATACTTGGAGAGTATAGGAAAGGCAAAAAAATAAATAAAGAATTCATTCAATAA
- a CDS encoding bifunctional 3-deoxy-7-phosphoheptulonate synthase/chorismate mutase type II: METQLNISPLKNWMLSEQQPLIIAGPCSAETQEQVIKTARELAAQNIKVFRAGIWKPRTRPDNFEGVGTQGLEWLQQVKRDTGMLTCTEVVNVKHVYEALKYGIDILWIGARTTVNPFVVQEIADAIKGVDIPILIKNPINTDLNLWLGAIERFNKTGITKIGAVHRGFTSYEKSIYRNPPKWNLVIELKRKIPDLPVICDPSHMGGEKSLLQELMQKAIDLNYDGLMIESHIHPENALSDSSQQLTPDELNYLLQKIILRSTTSANPVFLEILEELRMQIDKLDNELVEILERRMHVADTIGEYKRRNNITILQSKRWDEIFKKHIESGIQKGFSAEFMQKLLNAIHQESIDHQARVMNFVPATEISEAVFKW, from the coding sequence ATGGAAACACAACTCAACATTTCTCCTTTAAAAAACTGGATGCTTAGCGAGCAACAACCTCTTATCATTGCAGGCCCATGCAGTGCCGAAACGCAGGAACAGGTTATAAAAACAGCACGTGAGCTTGCAGCACAAAACATTAAAGTGTTCCGTGCAGGAATATGGAAACCGCGCACACGTCCCGATAACTTTGAAGGAGTAGGCACACAGGGGCTTGAATGGCTTCAACAGGTAAAAAGAGATACGGGAATGCTTACCTGTACCGAAGTGGTTAATGTTAAACATGTTTACGAAGCACTTAAATATGGAATCGATATTTTGTGGATTGGGGCACGTACAACTGTTAACCCTTTTGTAGTCCAGGAAATTGCTGATGCTATAAAAGGTGTTGATATTCCTATATTAATTAAAAATCCCATTAATACGGATTTAAATCTTTGGCTTGGAGCAATCGAACGTTTCAACAAAACCGGAATAACTAAGATTGGTGCTGTTCACAGGGGTTTTACAAGTTATGAAAAAAGCATTTACAGAAATCCTCCTAAATGGAACCTGGTTATAGAATTAAAAAGAAAGATTCCCGATTTGCCCGTCATTTGCGACCCCAGTCATATGGGAGGGGAAAAATCATTGCTTCAGGAATTGATGCAGAAAGCCATCGACCTTAATTATGACGGACTGATGATTGAATCACATATTCATCCTGAAAATGCTTTAAGTGATTCGTCTCAGCAACTTACACCCGATGAATTGAATTATCTTTTACAAAAGATCATTCTTCGGTCAACAACTTCAGCAAACCCGGTATTCCTTGAAATACTTGAGGAACTTCGTATGCAGATTGATAAACTGGATAATGAATTAGTTGAAATTCTTGAAAGAAGAATGCATGTAGCCGACACAATTGGCGAATACAAACGAAGAAACAACATTACCATTTTACAAAGCAAACGATGGGATGAAATTTTTAAAAAGCATATAGAATCAGGAATTCAAAAAGGGTTTAGTGCAGAATTTATGCAGAAACTTCTGAATGCTATTCACCAGGAATCAATTGATCATCAGGCACGGGTTATGAATTTTGTTCCTGCAACAGAAATATCAGAAGCCGTTTTTAAATGGTAA
- a CDS encoding glycyl radical protein encodes MNQRIKKLREQSLNAVNKISAERALLVTEFYKNDLVHGLSYPVERAYCLKHILENKFICINDGELIVGERGPAPKATPTYPEINVHSLEDLRILDSREKVFFKVDDETKKAYKEIIIPFWKGKSHRDRMFLVLSDEWKEAYSAGMFTEFQEQRAPGHTVLGKKIYEKGMLDIKKDISISLNNLDFNNDKKAFEKHEELDAMNIVADAIINFAKRHAEKLDELAKKEKNKERKIELEEMAKVCRHVPANKPRTFHEALQYYWFVHLGVITELNPWDSFNPGRLDQHLYPFYKKEIEAGTLTKERVCELLQAFWIKFNNQPSPPKVGVTAQESNTYTDFSLINLGGLTENGSDAVNELSFLILDVIEEMRLLQPSSMIQISKDNPEKFLQRALKIVKTGFGQPSIFNTDEIVQELVRQGKKVEDARNGGASGCVESGAFGTESYILTGYFNLEKILELVLHNGVDPLTRKQLGIKTGNPCDFKSFDDLLNAYKKQLNHFIEIKIEGNKIIEKLFATYLPAPFLSILIDDCIANAKDYNAGGARYNTSYIQGVGLGSLSDCLTSLKYHVFDKKSFTMKEMLEAIDNNFEEHDKLRYELIYNTPKYGNDDDYADANSKRIFELFFEAVDGKPTARGGVFRINLLPTTSHVYFGSKINAMPDGRKAKEPLSEGISPVQGADKNGPTSVIKSASKIDHTRTGGTLLNQKFSPQFFNNDESIAKLGSLVRSYFKLNGHHIQFNVVNAEILKDAQKHPEKHRDLIVRVAGYSDYFNDLGVDLQNEIIKRTEHKDVI; translated from the coding sequence ATGAACCAAAGAATAAAAAAATTAAGAGAACAAAGTCTGAATGCGGTAAACAAAATATCAGCTGAAAGAGCTTTGCTTGTTACCGAATTTTATAAAAATGATTTGGTGCACGGATTATCTTATCCGGTTGAAAGAGCATATTGTTTAAAGCATATTTTGGAAAATAAATTCATTTGTATTAATGATGGTGAACTTATTGTTGGCGAACGTGGACCTGCGCCAAAAGCAACCCCAACATATCCTGAAATAAATGTTCATTCATTAGAAGATTTACGAATACTTGACAGTAGAGAAAAAGTGTTTTTCAAAGTTGATGATGAAACAAAAAAAGCTTATAAAGAAATAATAATTCCTTTCTGGAAAGGAAAAAGTCATCGCGACAGGATGTTTTTGGTTTTATCAGATGAATGGAAAGAAGCTTATAGCGCCGGAATGTTTACTGAATTTCAGGAGCAGCGGGCGCCCGGGCATACCGTTCTGGGAAAAAAGATTTATGAAAAAGGAATGCTCGATATTAAAAAAGATATTTCAATAAGTTTAAATAATCTTGATTTTAATAATGATAAAAAGGCTTTCGAGAAACATGAAGAACTCGATGCAATGAATATAGTTGCAGATGCAATTATAAATTTTGCAAAACGTCATGCAGAGAAATTGGATGAGTTGGCAAAGAAAGAAAAAAATAAAGAACGCAAAATAGAACTAGAAGAAATGGCAAAGGTTTGCAGGCATGTTCCTGCTAACAAACCACGAACATTCCACGAGGCTTTGCAATATTACTGGTTTGTACATTTAGGAGTGATTACTGAATTGAATCCCTGGGATTCCTTTAACCCCGGGCGTTTAGACCAACACCTTTATCCTTTTTATAAAAAAGAAATTGAGGCGGGAACTTTAACCAAAGAACGTGTATGTGAGCTATTGCAGGCGTTCTGGATAAAATTCAATAACCAGCCTTCTCCGCCAAAAGTAGGTGTTACTGCGCAGGAGAGCAACACCTATACCGATTTTTCATTGATAAATTTAGGAGGGCTTACTGAAAATGGTTCCGATGCAGTTAACGAATTATCTTTTTTAATTCTCGATGTGATTGAGGAAATGCGCCTGTTACAGCCAAGTTCAATGATCCAGATAAGTAAAGACAACCCTGAAAAATTTTTACAACGAGCATTGAAAATTGTTAAAACAGGTTTTGGTCAACCTTCTATTTTTAATACTGATGAGATAGTTCAGGAACTGGTTCGTCAGGGAAAAAAAGTTGAAGATGCCCGCAATGGCGGTGCCAGCGGTTGTGTTGAAAGTGGTGCATTTGGTACAGAAAGCTACATCCTTACAGGTTATTTTAACCTGGAAAAAATATTGGAACTTGTATTGCATAATGGAGTTGACCCGCTAACCAGGAAACAACTCGGAATAAAAACCGGAAATCCCTGTGATTTCAAATCATTCGACGATTTGCTCAATGCATATAAAAAACAATTGAATCATTTTATTGAAATAAAAATCGAAGGAAATAAGATTATTGAAAAACTTTTTGCTACATATCTTCCGGCGCCTTTTCTTTCAATATTAATTGATGATTGCATAGCAAACGCAAAAGACTATAACGCAGGCGGGGCAAGGTACAACACGAGTTATATACAAGGAGTAGGTTTGGGTTCATTGTCAGATTGCCTTACATCGCTTAAATATCATGTGTTTGATAAGAAATCATTCACCATGAAAGAAATGCTTGAAGCTATTGATAATAATTTTGAGGAGCATGATAAGTTGCGTTATGAATTAATTTATAATACTCCGAAATACGGTAATGATGATGATTATGCCGATGCCAATTCGAAAAGAATTTTCGAATTGTTTTTCGAAGCTGTTGACGGAAAACCCACAGCACGCGGAGGTGTGTTCAGAATAAATTTATTGCCAACTACCAGTCATGTTTATTTCGGAAGTAAAATCAATGCGATGCCAGATGGAAGAAAAGCTAAAGAACCTTTATCGGAAGGTATTTCACCGGTTCAGGGTGCTGATAAGAACGGACCAACATCAGTAATAAAATCAGCATCAAAAATTGATCATACAAGAACAGGTGGAACATTGCTTAACCAGAAATTTTCTCCGCAGTTTTTTAATAATGACGAAAGCATTGCTAAGCTTGGCAGTTTGGTAAGAAGTTATTTTAAATTAAATGGTCATCATATTCAGTTTAATGTTGTAAATGCCGAAATATTAAAAGATGCGCAGAAGCATCCGGAGAAACATCGCGATCTGATAGTGCGTGTTGCCGGTTACAGCGATTATTTCAACGATCTTGGTGTAGATTTGCAAAATGAAATTATCAAACGTACAGAGCATAAAGATGTGATATGA
- a CDS encoding prephenate dehydrogenase, which yields MKTTIIGLGLIGGSIAIDLRKRGFTNYIIGVDNNIEHGRLALQHKLVDEILPLENAIECSELIIIATPVDAILTLLPKILYKVKNQVVTDIGSTKEKIVELIRHHPNRKNFVAGHPMAGTEKSGPLSAISGLFDNKCMILCDIEDSDAKAVATVKKMYDVLKMNILILPARTHDIHAAYVSHISHVSSYALALTVMDIEKDEKKIFNLASGGFESTVRLAKSPASMWTPIFLQNNENVITALNNYIDKLNELKIFIKEKRDKELFEMINKSNQIKKTLEKPL from the coding sequence ATGAAAACAACAATTATCGGATTAGGATTAATCGGCGGCTCGATAGCGATTGACCTACGTAAGCGGGGATTTACAAATTATATTATCGGCGTAGATAACAATATTGAACATGGTCGGCTTGCTTTGCAACATAAACTGGTAGATGAAATTTTACCACTTGAAAATGCAATTGAATGTTCAGAGTTGATTATTATTGCTACGCCTGTTGATGCAATACTCACGCTATTACCTAAAATTCTTTATAAAGTAAAAAATCAGGTTGTCACTGACATTGGCTCAACTAAAGAAAAAATTGTTGAACTGATTCGTCATCACCCCAACCGAAAAAATTTTGTTGCAGGTCATCCTATGGCTGGCACTGAAAAATCCGGACCACTATCAGCAATATCAGGGTTATTCGATAACAAATGCATGATTTTATGCGACATTGAAGACAGCGATGCAAAAGCTGTAGCAACAGTAAAAAAAATGTATGATGTGTTAAAAATGAATATTCTTATACTTCCGGCAAGAACTCATGATATACATGCTGCATATGTGTCGCATATTTCTCATGTTAGTTCGTATGCACTTGCACTTACAGTAATGGATATTGAAAAAGACGAAAAGAAAATATTCAATCTTGCCAGCGGAGGTTTTGAATCAACCGTAAGGCTTGCTAAAAGCCCTGCCAGTATGTGGACACCAATATTTCTTCAGAATAACGAAAATGTAATTACCGCATTAAACAACTATATCGACAAACTAAATGAGTTAAAAATATTCATCAAAGAGAAAAGAGACAAAGAACTTTTTGAAATGATAAATAAATCGAACCAGATAAAAAAAACATTAGAAAAACCCTTATAA
- a CDS encoding glycyl-radical enzyme activating protein, protein MKSEGLIFDIKRYSINDGPGIRTTVFFKGCPLSCWWCHNPEGMKFNQEEITRINKLDGKEYHQKEIFGKYMTVEAVMNEIKKENVFHEESGGGVTFSGGEPLFQIDFLIELIDACKKENIHITLDTSGYAEADVFGEIVRKPDLFLYDLKLINNKEHKKYTGVSNENILKNLKTLSIQKKKVIIRIPVVPGITDGAANIEKMKDFLLELKNENLNEVHLLPFHNTAIHKYELFKINNKLSHLKSLENEELIKIKKSFESAGFIVKTGG, encoded by the coding sequence ATGAAATCGGAAGGTTTGATATTCGATATTAAACGTTACTCAATTAATGATGGTCCGGGAATAAGAACAACAGTCTTTTTTAAAGGTTGCCCGTTGAGTTGCTGGTGGTGCCACAATCCTGAAGGAATGAAATTCAATCAGGAAGAGATTACCAGGATAAATAAACTTGATGGAAAAGAATATCATCAAAAGGAAATATTTGGGAAATACATGACTGTAGAGGCTGTGATGAATGAAATTAAAAAAGAGAATGTTTTTCATGAAGAATCGGGTGGTGGTGTTACCTTTTCAGGTGGCGAACCTTTGTTTCAAATAGATTTTCTTATTGAACTTATTGATGCATGTAAAAAAGAAAATATTCATATAACCCTTGATACAAGCGGTTATGCTGAAGCTGATGTTTTTGGCGAAATAGTTCGGAAGCCAGATTTGTTTTTATATGATTTAAAATTAATAAACAATAAGGAGCATAAAAAATATACTGGTGTATCGAATGAAAATATTTTGAAAAACTTAAAAACTCTTTCGATACAAAAAAAGAAAGTTATTATAAGAATTCCTGTTGTTCCCGGTATTACTGATGGCGCAGCGAATATTGAAAAAATGAAAGACTTTCTTCTTGAATTGAAAAATGAAAACCTTAATGAAGTTCACCTGCTGCCTTTTCATAATACAGCAATTCATAAGTATGAATTATTTAAGATTAATAATAAACTAAGCCACTTGAAATCATTAGAGAATGAGGAGTTGATTAAGATTAAAAAAAGTTTTGAAAGTGCCGGATTTATTGTAAAGACAGGTGGTTAA